In Salvia miltiorrhiza cultivar Shanhuang (shh) chromosome 4, IMPLAD_Smil_shh, whole genome shotgun sequence, the DNA window AATGTAAACCAACAGAGAATCGAGAaataagaaagaagaagaagaagaaaaaggttATATGCATCAGGAAGAAGATGGGGCAGGGGCATGATGGCTGTGAAAGGGGTGGAGGTTGgttaggttttagtgtttagtttttttttagcGAAGGGTATTTTGTCCGTTTACACATGAAGTGGCTTACGAACCTTGCTTTTAGGGTTGTTGCTAAAATAGTTTTCCACTAGCCCAAGTGACTGCTTGTCCCAATTGTCACATCAACATATTTAATCACTGTGAAATCGGTTTCCTTGATTTGATCAGTGACAAGTTTGCTGTCTACTATTTTGTGTTTACATGTTTATTCACCAAACAACTTTTTATGAGCATATTGATTAATATGCCATGTGAATCCATGTGTGGAGAACATGTTTCAATAATATACTTATATATTCATGTATTGatttatgcatgtatgtatacAAGAGAGACTAATCTATTCTAGAAAAGGTAATCACGATAGAAAAGGTAATCTATTTCAACTGCATTATGCTTAATTTTGTGTGGAAATAGAAGATGTGATAGGCTGTTGGGTTATTTTTTTTAGGGGCTGAAGCATACATTAGATGAAGTCATCGTCCTCACACTTTTAATCTCTTAATTTAGTGTCTTGAAGTTGTTTCCATAGTATAACACcttcatatttttcaatttcatctcCTCTGTCCAACATTTAAGTAGGTTAATCTGTTCAACTTCAACCTCTCCCACTATTTTACATTATGCAGCTGGGATTTCACCAAACAGACCCAACTGCAGAAGACAGTCGTTACCTTTAAAGTTGTCATTTTCAGGATATTCATTTGAGTCTGTAGGCTTAGCTCTGAAGTAGTTCATAGGATTCAACCTCCATGATACAAGGTCTATGTCATGATAATTCTATGGCTGCATTACTTAGAATCTAAAATACAGAGCTAAGTTGGGAAATTATATTGAAGATAAGGAGACCAAAACTGAGCTTTCCATCTTTTTATAGATTGCAATATATAGCTTTTTTAGGCTTCTTTCCTTCCAGACATATTTAGTGCTTGTAGATACATAAGCATTCTTCAACAATTGACTACTAAATATTGTAGAAGCACAACCATCATCAATTACGGACTACTAACATGATCCATTATACAACAAATAAATCATGCATATGATGCCAATTTCGTAATAGCTCCTTCACTTTTGTTTTCACTATGTTCAATATTTAAAACCAGGGAAATTGAATGAGCCAACCATGCAAAGCATAACTATGCATGTCTACTATTGCTTGGTTTCTCGACTGCGTAGCACATGCCATCGACTATAAATATCACAATGAAGAAATCAGTCTGAGTTCCAATTTCTTTGCTTTTATGTAGTTGTATAATGCTCCCCTGAATGACTACCATGCGAAACTGGTTTTGAAACCTTTAGCGTTTGAGCGGAAATGGAAGTTAATGTATGAGCCTTTATACCAAGATGTGCAGCTTGTTTCCAAGAAAATTCCTATAACAAAGTTCCTTAACCTTCAGGTGTGATGGTCTTGTCTTTCCTAATGCACGCTTTATCTATAATGTGGCTATTTCACTGAATAAAGTGTTTAAAATAGTGCAGGTAGGAGTGGGCCACAGCTTTCAGTTGCACGCTACAGGTTGGAAATGGAAGCTGACAACATCTTTGGGTGGAGATGGTATATCCAGGATTCGAAATAAAACATCTCTTGGTTTATGTCCTGGAGTGGATTTCCGGTTTGGGTGGAGGGCTGATTATGTTCTCCCTGAAATTACTGGGTAAGTTGTTTTTTCCTGGTTTGTGGCCAGTGA includes these proteins:
- the LOC131021451 gene encoding uncharacterized protein LOC131021451; protein product: MEGTSNGDEPKSWDELYNFNLMPTEIFLKFRKEIQGFRVGVNLELYNAPLNDYHAKLVLKPLAFERKWKLMYEPLYQDVQLVSKKIPITKFLNLQVGVGHSFQLHATGWKWKLTTSLGGDGISRIRNKTSLGLCPGVDFRFGWRADYVLPEITGGVGSDEPLFNMNSGRLQASLDRVEAIFTHTDEE